Proteins encoded by one window of Arabidopsis thaliana chromosome 2, partial sequence:
- a CDS encoding Guanylate-binding family protein: MIREADISRLSFAVELAEEFYGRVKGEDVAFEPSKLLWLIQRDFLQGKSVKQMVDEALRHVPNEDGNKNIDQVNQIRDSLAIMGDNSTAFSLPQPHLMRTKLCDLKDEDLDSTYVARRDQLKKLVASIIRPKIVQGKTLNGKEFISFLEQILDALNKGEIPSTGSLVEVFNKDIVERCVKLYNEKMVRVRLPMSEESLQSAHEMAHNEAIKAFDAQHFGRQHAKKSVDQLDEQMQEVYKNFVLANEYQSSKLCEALYTSCEDDMDHLQALRLPSMAKFNAGFVYCNKTFEQQCVGPSKQNYEQRLTKMMGKSRSLFIKEYNNRLFNWLVGFSLVMVVVGRFIIKFILLEMAAWILFIFLETYTRMFWTAEALYYNPVWHFIVGTWENVVYSPVLDLDRWAIPIVCIIALCVLYWRCYGKRKHGARWLLPLYNNQKNGRNRERSE; this comes from the exons ATG ATCCGTGAAGCTGATATTTCTCGGCTCTCCTTTGCTGTTGAGCTTGCGGAAGAATTTTATGGAAG AGTAAAG GGTGAAGATGTTGCTTTTGAACCGTCAAAGCTTCTGTGGCTTATCCAGCGTGATTTTCTGC AAGGGAAATCGGTGAAGCAAATGGTGGATGAAGCTCTCAGACATGTCCCTAATGAAGATG gtaacaaaaatattgaccAG GTTAACCAGATTCGGGACTCCTTGGCTATAATGGGTGACAACAGCACAGCCTTTAGCTTACCGCAG cCTCATCTCATGCGTACGAAGCTGTGTGATCTGAAGGATGAGGACCTGGATTCTACATATGTTGCAAGGCGTGACCAATTGAAAAAGCTCGTTGCTAGTATTATCCGCCCAAAGATAGTGCAGGGGAAAACACTAAACGGGAAGGAATTTATTTCTTTCCTGGAACAG ATATTGGATGCGTTAAATAAAGGAGAGATCCCATCAACAGGATCACTAGTTGAGGTTTTCAATAAAGATATTGTTGAGAGATGTGTGAAGCTGTACAATGAGAAGATGGTAAGAGTGCGACTACCTATGTCCGAAGAATCTCTCCAAAGTGCCCATGAAATGGCGCATAATGAAGCTATCAAAGCATTTGATGCACAACATTTTGGCAGACAACATGCAAAGAAATCTGTCGATCAGTTGGATGAACAAATGCAGGAG GTATATAAGAATTTTGTTCTTGCAAATGAATACCAATCGTCGAAGCTCTGTGAGGCGCTATATACAAGTTGTGAAGATGACATGGACCACTTACAGGCTCTCCGACTCCCTTCCATGGCTAAATTTAATGCAGGTTTTGTGTACTGCAACAAAACGTTTGAGCAGCAATGTGTTGGtccttcaaaacaaaattatgagCAAAGATTAACTAAG ATGATGGGAAAGTCACGGTCTTTGTTCATCAAAGAATACAATAACCGACTGTTCAACTGGCTGGTTGGGTTCTCTCTTGTAATGGTGGTTGTGGGCCGGTTTATcataaaattcattttattagAAATGGCGGCGTGGATACTTTTCATATTCTTGGAGACATACACAAGGATGTTCTGGACAGCAGAAGCTCTTTATTACAACCCAGTCTGGCATTTCATCGTTGGGACATGGGAAAATGTCGTGTATAGTCCTGTTCTCGACTTGGACAG ATGGGCGATTCCTATAGTCTGCATAATTGCACTTTGTGTGCTATATTGGCGGTGTTATGGAAAGAGGAAACACGGGGCTCGCTGGCTTCTTCCGCTGTACAACAACCAGAAGAATGGCCGGAATAGGGAACGGTCTGAGTAA
- the YLS5 gene encoding Class I glutamine amidotransferase-like superfamily protein (YLS5; INVOLVED IN: response to ethylene stimulus, response to salt stress, leaf senescence, response to abscisic acid stimulus; LOCATED IN: endomembrane system; EXPRESSED IN: 23 plant structures; EXPRESSED DURING: 13 growth stages; CONTAINS InterPro DOMAIN/s: ThiJ/PfpI (InterPro:IPR002818); BEST Arabidopsis thaliana protein match is: Class I glutamine amidotransferase-like superfamily protein (TAIR:AT3G54600.1); Has 6230 Blast hits to 3821 proteins in 1388 species: Archae - 322; Bacteria - 5394; Metazoa - 98; Fungi - 11; Plants - 150; Viruses - 0; Other Eukaryotes - 255 (source: NCBI BLink).): MASAVQKSALLLCGDYMEAYETIVPLYVLQSFGVSVHCVSPNRNAGDRCVMSAHDFLGLELTLNANFDDVTPENYDVIIIPGGRFTELLSADEKCVDLVARFAESKKLIFTSCHSQVMLMAAGILAGGVKCTAFESIKPLIELSGGEWWQQPGIQSMFEITDCVKDGNFMSTVGWPTLGHGIKLLLESLGGKVCSLEKKQASVLFLIGDYVEDYGINVPFRALQALGCKVDAVTPNKKKGEVCATAVYDLEDGRQIPAEKRGHNFFVTASWDDICVDDYDCVVVPGGRSPELLVMNEKAVALVKSFAEKDKVFAAIGQGKLLLAATGVLKGKRCASGKGMKVMVKVAGGEAVMEKGCVTDGKVVTAASATDLPAFLFDLSTALGLTVMF, translated from the exons ATGGCATCGGCGGTTCAGAAATCAGCGTTGCTCTTATGTGGAGACTACATGGAAGCCTATGAAACGATTGTTCCTCTCTATGTTCTCCAATCGTTTGGGGTTAGCGTTCATTGCGTTTCACCCAACCGCAACGCCGGCGATCGCTGCGTTATGTCTGCCCACGATTTCTTGGGCCTCGAG TTGACTTTAAACGCAAACTTCGATGACGTCACTCCGGAGAATTACGacgtcatcatcatcccaGGAGGCCGATTCACGGAGCTTCTCAGCGCCGACGAGAAATGCGTTGACCTCGTGGCGCGATTCGCCGAATCCAAGAAGCTGATCTTCACTAGCTGTCATAGCCAGGTTATGCTGATGGCGGCCGGAATCCTCGCCGGTGGTGTGAAATGCACGGCGTTTGAAAGCATAAAGCCTTTGATCGAACTCTCCGGCGGTGAGTGGTGGCAACAGCCTGGGATTCAGAGCATGTTCGAGATCACCGATTGCGTTAAAGACGGGAATTTCATGAGTACGGTTGGTTGGCCAACGCTTGGTCACGGCATTAAGCTTTTGCTTGAATCTCTTGGTGGCAAAGTCTGTAGcttggagaagaagcaagCTTCTGTGCTTTTCCTCATTGGG gACTATGTAGAAGATTATGGGATCAATGTACCGTTTAGAGCACTACAAGCTTTAGGTTGTAAAGTGGATGCTGTGACACCGAACAAGAAGAAGGGAGAAGTGTGTGCAACGGCGGTTTATGACCTTGAGGATGGACGGCAGATTCCTGCAGAGAAGCGTGGACATAACTTCTTTGTGACTGCATCGTGGGATGATATATGTGTGGATGATTATGACTGTGTAGTGGTTCCAGGAGGGAGATCACCTGAGCTATTGGTGATGAATGAAAAGGCTGTTGCTTTGGTTAAGAGTTTTGCAGAGAAAGATAAGGTGTTTGCAGCTATTGGACAGGGGAAATTGCTTCTTGCAGCCACTGGTGTTCTTAAG GGGAAGCGATGCGCGAGTGGGAAAGGGATGAAGGTGATGGTGAAGGTGGCTGGAGGTGAGGCTGTGATGGAAAAGGGATGTGTAACTGATGGGAAGGTTGTGACGGCAGCATCAGCCACGGATCTGCCtgcctttttgtttgatttatcaaCTGCTCTTGGTCTAACTGTCATGTTCTAA
- the YLS5 gene encoding Class I glutamine amidotransferase-like superfamily protein (YLS5; INVOLVED IN: response to ethylene stimulus, response to salt stress, leaf senescence, response to abscisic acid stimulus; LOCATED IN: endomembrane system; EXPRESSED IN: 23 plant structures; EXPRESSED DURING: 13 growth stages; CONTAINS InterPro DOMAIN/s: ThiJ/PfpI (InterPro:IPR002818); BEST Arabidopsis thaliana protein match is: Class I glutamine amidotransferase-like superfamily protein (TAIR:AT3G54600.1); Has 5894 Blast hits to 3594 proteins in 1340 species: Archae - 316; Bacteria - 5148; Metazoa - 32; Fungi - 11; Plants - 140; Viruses - 0; Other Eukaryotes - 247 (source: NCBI BLink).) yields MASAVQKSALLLCGDYMEAYETIVPLYVLQSFGVSVHCVSPNRNAGDRCVMSAHDFLGLELYTELVVDQLTLNANFDDVTPENYDVIIIPGGRFTELLSADEKCVDLVARFAESKKLIFTSCHSQVMLMAAGILAGGVKCTAFESIKPLIELSGGEWWQQPGIQSMFEITDCVKDGNFMSTVGWPTLGHGIKLLLESLGGKVCSLEKKQASVLFLIGDYVEDYGINVPFRALQALGCKVDAVTPNKKKGEVCATAVYDLEDGRQIPAEKRGHNFFVTASWDDICVDDYDCVVVPGGRSPELLVMNEKAVALVKSFAEKDKVFAAIGQGKLLLAATGVLKGKRCASGKGMKVMVKVAGGEAVMEKGCVTDGKVVTAASATDLPAFLFDLSTALGLTVMF; encoded by the exons ATGGCATCGGCGGTTCAGAAATCAGCGTTGCTCTTATGTGGAGACTACATGGAAGCCTATGAAACGATTGTTCCTCTCTATGTTCTCCAATCGTTTGGGGTTAGCGTTCATTGCGTTTCACCCAACCGCAACGCCGGCGATCGCTGCGTTATGTCTGCCCACGATTTCTTGGGCCTCGAG CTATACACCGAGCTTGTCGTTGACCAGTTGACTTTAAACGCAAACTTCGATGACGTCACTCCGGAGAATTACGacgtcatcatcatcccaGGAGGCCGATTCACGGAGCTTCTCAGCGCCGACGAGAAATGCGTTGACCTCGTGGCGCGATTCGCCGAATCCAAGAAGCTGATCTTCACTAGCTGTCATAGCCAGGTTATGCTGATGGCGGCCGGAATCCTCGCCGGTGGTGTGAAATGCACGGCGTTTGAAAGCATAAAGCCTTTGATCGAACTCTCCGGCGGTGAGTGGTGGCAACAGCCTGGGATTCAGAGCATGTTCGAGATCACCGATTGCGTTAAAGACGGGAATTTCATGAGTACGGTTGGTTGGCCAACGCTTGGTCACGGCATTAAGCTTTTGCTTGAATCTCTTGGTGGCAAAGTCTGTAGcttggagaagaagcaagCTTCTGTGCTTTTCCTCATTGGG gACTATGTAGAAGATTATGGGATCAATGTACCGTTTAGAGCACTACAAGCTTTAGGTTGTAAAGTGGATGCTGTGACACCGAACAAGAAGAAGGGAGAAGTGTGTGCAACGGCGGTTTATGACCTTGAGGATGGACGGCAGATTCCTGCAGAGAAGCGTGGACATAACTTCTTTGTGACTGCATCGTGGGATGATATATGTGTGGATGATTATGACTGTGTAGTGGTTCCAGGAGGGAGATCACCTGAGCTATTGGTGATGAATGAAAAGGCTGTTGCTTTGGTTAAGAGTTTTGCAGAGAAAGATAAGGTGTTTGCAGCTATTGGACAGGGGAAATTGCTTCTTGCAGCCACTGGTGTTCTTAAG GGGAAGCGATGCGCGAGTGGGAAAGGGATGAAGGTGATGGTGAAGGTGGCTGGAGGTGAGGCTGTGATGGAAAAGGGATGTGTAACTGATGGGAAGGTTGTGACGGCAGCATCAGCCACGGATCTGCCtgcctttttgtttgatttatcaaCTGCTCTTGGTCTAACTGTCATGTTCTAA
- the YLS5 gene encoding Class I glutamine amidotransferase-like superfamily protein (YLS5; INVOLVED IN: response to ethylene stimulus, response to salt stress, leaf senescence, response to abscisic acid stimulus; LOCATED IN: endomembrane system; EXPRESSED IN: 23 plant structures; EXPRESSED DURING: 13 growth stages; CONTAINS InterPro DOMAIN/s: ThiJ/PfpI (InterPro:IPR002818); BEST Arabidopsis thaliana protein match is: Class I glutamine amidotransferase-like superfamily protein (TAIR:AT3G54600.1); Has 30201 Blast hits to 17322 proteins in 780 species: Archae - 12; Bacteria - 1396; Metazoa - 17338; Fungi - 3422; Plants - 5037; Viruses - 0; Other Eukaryotes - 2996 (source: NCBI BLink).) produces the protein MASAVQKSALLLCGDYMEAYETIVPLYVLQSFGVSVHCVSPNRNAGDRCVMSAHDFLGLELYTELVVDQLTLNANFDDVTPENYDVIIIPGGRFTELLSADEKCVDLVARFAESKKLIFTSCHSQVMLMAAGILAGGVKCTAFESIKPLIELSGGEWWQQPGIQSMFEITDCVKDGNFMSTVGWPTLGHGIKLLLESLGGKVCSLEKKQASVLFLIGDYVEDYGINVPFRALQALGCKVDAVMEKGCVTDGKVVTAASATDLPAFLFDLSTALGLTVMF, from the exons ATGGCATCGGCGGTTCAGAAATCAGCGTTGCTCTTATGTGGAGACTACATGGAAGCCTATGAAACGATTGTTCCTCTCTATGTTCTCCAATCGTTTGGGGTTAGCGTTCATTGCGTTTCACCCAACCGCAACGCCGGCGATCGCTGCGTTATGTCTGCCCACGATTTCTTGGGCCTCGAG CTATACACCGAGCTTGTCGTTGACCAGTTGACTTTAAACGCAAACTTCGATGACGTCACTCCGGAGAATTACGacgtcatcatcatcccaGGAGGCCGATTCACGGAGCTTCTCAGCGCCGACGAGAAATGCGTTGACCTCGTGGCGCGATTCGCCGAATCCAAGAAGCTGATCTTCACTAGCTGTCATAGCCAGGTTATGCTGATGGCGGCCGGAATCCTCGCCGGTGGTGTGAAATGCACGGCGTTTGAAAGCATAAAGCCTTTGATCGAACTCTCCGGCGGTGAGTGGTGGCAACAGCCTGGGATTCAGAGCATGTTCGAGATCACCGATTGCGTTAAAGACGGGAATTTCATGAGTACGGTTGGTTGGCCAACGCTTGGTCACGGCATTAAGCTTTTGCTTGAATCTCTTGGTGGCAAAGTCTGTAGcttggagaagaagcaagCTTCTGTGCTTTTCCTCATTGGG gACTATGTAGAAGATTATGGGATCAATGTACCGTTTAGAGCACTACAAGCTTTAGGTTGTAAAGTGGAT GCTGTGATGGAAAAGGGATGTGTAACTGATGGGAAGGTTGTGACGGCAGCATCAGCCACGGATCTGCCtgcctttttgtttgatttatcaaCTGCTCTTGGTCTAACTGTCATGTTCTAA
- a CDS encoding Serine protease inhibitor, potato inhibitor I-type family protein (Serine protease inhibitor, potato inhibitor I-type family protein; FUNCTIONS IN: serine-type endopeptidase inhibitor activity; INVOLVED IN: defense response to fungus, response to wounding; LOCATED IN: cell wall; EXPRESSED IN: 21 plant structures; EXPRESSED DURING: 13 growth stages; CONTAINS InterPro DOMAIN/s: Proteinase inhibitor I13, potato inhibitor I (InterPro:IPR000864); BEST Arabidopsis thaliana protein match is: Serine protease inhibitor, potato inhibitor I-type family protein (TAIR:AT2G38900.2); Has 619 Blast hits to 619 proteins in 59 species: Archae - 0; Bacteria - 2; Metazoa - 6; Fungi - 0; Plants - 599; Viruses - 0; Other Eukaryotes - 12 (source: NCBI BLink).) — protein MSTECPRKNSWPELTGTNGDYAAVVIERENPTVNAAVILDGSPVTADFRCDRVRVFVDGNRIVVKTPKSG, from the exons ATGTCGACCGAATGTCCTA GGAAGAACTCGTGGCCGGAGCTTACGGGAACAAATGGTGACTATGCGGCCGTGgtgatagagagagagaacccCACCGTCAATGCTGCCGTGATTTTGGATGGGAGTCCGGTGACCGCAGACTTCAGGTGCGACCGGGTCAGAGTTTTTGTTGATGGAAACCGTATCGTCGTCAAAACCCCCAAATCCGGCTAG
- a CDS encoding Guanylate-binding family protein (Guanylate-binding family protein; FUNCTIONS IN: GTP binding, GTPase activity; INVOLVED IN: immune response; LOCATED IN: endomembrane system; EXPRESSED IN: 22 plant structures; EXPRESSED DURING: 11 growth stages; CONTAINS InterPro DOMAIN/s: Guanylate-binding protein, N-terminal (InterPro:IPR015894), Guanylate-binding protein, C-terminal (InterPro:IPR003191); BEST Arabidopsis thaliana protein match is: Guanylate-binding family protein (TAIR:AT5G46070.1); Has 35333 Blast hits to 34131 proteins in 2444 species: Archae - 798; Bacteria - 22429; Metazoa - 974; Fungi - 991; Plants - 531; Viruses - 0; Other Eukaryotes - 9610 (source: NCBI BLink).), with translation MEIPRRTFVFFFSLCLLSSTSLSIDNFHQAFPIVEPAPGHTKLQLSREGLEAISRITTPISAVAVIGPYRSGKSFLLNQLLSLSCYEGFGVGHMRDTKTKGIWVWGTPLELEIDGVKTSVIYLDTEGFESVGKSNVYDDRIFALATVMSSVLIYNLPETIREADISRLSFAVELAEEFYGRVKGEDVAFEPSKLLWLIQRDFLQGKSVKQMVDEALRHVPNEDGNKNIDQVNQIRDSLAIMGDNSTAFSLPQPHLMRTKLCDLKDEDLDSTYVARRDQLKKLVASIIRPKIVQGKTLNGKEFISFLEQILDALNKGEIPSTGSLVEVFNKDIVERCVKLYNEKMVRVRLPMSEESLQSAHEMAHNEAIKAFDAQHFGRQHAKKSVDQLDEQMQEVYKNFVLANEYQSSKLCEALYTSCEDDMDHLQALRLPSMAKFNAGFVYCNKTFEQQCVGPSKQNYEQRLTKMMGKSRSLFIKEYNNRLFNWLVGFSLVMVVVGRFIIKFILLEMAAWILFIFLETYTRMFWTAEALYYNPVWHFIVGTWENVVYSPVLDLDRWAIPIVCIIALCVLYWRCYGKRKHGARWLLPLYNNQKNGRNRERSE, from the exons ATGGAGATTCCTCGCCGgacctttgttttcttcttctctctttgtctcttgtCGTCAACGTCTCTCTCCATCGATAATTTTCACCAAGC TTTTCCTATTGTTGAACCTGCTCCGGGTCATACAAAGCTTCAGCTTAGCAGAGAAGGTCTGGAAGCAATTAGCAGAATTACAACTCCTATTTCTGCTGTTGCG GTGATTGGCCCATATCGTTCTGGAAAATCATTTCTACTCAatcagcttctttctctttcttgttatgAAG GTTTTGGTGTTGGACACATGCGtgataccaaaacaaaag GTATTTGGGTCTGGGGAACACCATTAGAGCTGGAGATTGATGGAGTAAAAACTTCCGTAATTTACCTCGACACTGAGGGATTCGAAAGTGTTGGAAAGTCAAATGTTTATGATGACCG GATTTTTGCCCTGGCAACGGTTATGAGTTCTGTGCTTATCTATAATCTGCCTGAAACT ATCCGTGAAGCTGATATTTCTCGGCTCTCCTTTGCTGTTGAGCTTGCGGAAGAATTTTATGGAAG AGTAAAG GGTGAAGATGTTGCTTTTGAACCGTCAAAGCTTCTGTGGCTTATCCAGCGTGATTTTCTGC AAGGGAAATCGGTGAAGCAAATGGTGGATGAAGCTCTCAGACATGTCCCTAATGAAGATG gtaacaaaaatattgaccAG GTTAACCAGATTCGGGACTCCTTGGCTATAATGGGTGACAACAGCACAGCCTTTAGCTTACCGCAG cCTCATCTCATGCGTACGAAGCTGTGTGATCTGAAGGATGAGGACCTGGATTCTACATATGTTGCAAGGCGTGACCAATTGAAAAAGCTCGTTGCTAGTATTATCCGCCCAAAGATAGTGCAGGGGAAAACACTAAACGGGAAGGAATTTATTTCTTTCCTGGAACAG ATATTGGATGCGTTAAATAAAGGAGAGATCCCATCAACAGGATCACTAGTTGAGGTTTTCAATAAAGATATTGTTGAGAGATGTGTGAAGCTGTACAATGAGAAGATGGTAAGAGTGCGACTACCTATGTCCGAAGAATCTCTCCAAAGTGCCCATGAAATGGCGCATAATGAAGCTATCAAAGCATTTGATGCACAACATTTTGGCAGACAACATGCAAAGAAATCTGTCGATCAGTTGGATGAACAAATGCAGGAG GTATATAAGAATTTTGTTCTTGCAAATGAATACCAATCGTCGAAGCTCTGTGAGGCGCTATATACAAGTTGTGAAGATGACATGGACCACTTACAGGCTCTCCGACTCCCTTCCATGGCTAAATTTAATGCAGGTTTTGTGTACTGCAACAAAACGTTTGAGCAGCAATGTGTTGGtccttcaaaacaaaattatgagCAAAGATTAACTAAG ATGATGGGAAAGTCACGGTCTTTGTTCATCAAAGAATACAATAACCGACTGTTCAACTGGCTGGTTGGGTTCTCTCTTGTAATGGTGGTTGTGGGCCGGTTTATcataaaattcattttattagAAATGGCGGCGTGGATACTTTTCATATTCTTGGAGACATACACAAGGATGTTCTGGACAGCAGAAGCTCTTTATTACAACCCAGTCTGGCATTTCATCGTTGGGACATGGGAAAATGTCGTGTATAGTCCTGTTCTCGACTTGGACAG ATGGGCGATTCCTATAGTCTGCATAATTGCACTTTGTGTGCTATATTGGCGGTGTTATGGAAAGAGGAAACACGGGGCTCGCTGGCTTCTTCCGCTGTACAACAACCAGAAGAATGGCCGGAATAGGGAACGGTCTGAGTAA